The DNA segment AATGCCGATAACGGCGTCATCAATAGTGCGGACAATACGCATCTCTGCCAGATAGCGCGCGTGGGTATCGTGGAATAACGCGTCACGAAAAAAGATCATCAGCGCAAAACTGATATTCACAAAAGCAAACCACGGCAGGCTGAGAGCCATTCCTCGTCTCACCATATCCTCGCGAGTGGTCCAGATGGTATGTTTCGCTTTTCTGTTATCCTGAGCCATAGCGTTATCTGAAAAGTGGATGATAAACGGGGACGCCGGGGGGCATTTCGCCTTCAGCCCGCGGTAATTTTTTTGCCCGAGGTAACGAAGGTTCCCGCACCTAAATGATGCAGGGTATTCAGTTTATCGTCATCAAACTGCCAGCGGCCTTCAATAAAAACACGTTCATCCGCCGCCGCCGAAACCACTTCGCCAAAAAGCGTGTCATATTTTTCCTGTGCCGACGTTGCGGGCAGCAGTCGGCATTCCATCCAGGCGAGGCATTTCTCTTCGATCATGGGTAAACCGAGCACCGGGCCTTTTATCACCGGGATGCCATAGCAGTTGAATTTATCTTCTTCGCGGCCAGAGACGCTGCCTACCGCATACGTCCAGTTCGTTGCCGCTACGCCGGGAATCACGATGCCAAACATACCGCTGCGCTCTATAAGCTCGCGCGACCAGGTGGTTTTATCCAGCACAATGGCAAGACGGGGAGGCTCAAACTCGACGGGCATAGACCACGCCGCCGCCATAACATTCCGCCGCTCCGTGCGATCGTCCCGGCTGGTGATCAGAACCGTCGGGCCGTGATTTAACAGACGGCTGGCATGATGTAGCTCTACAGGACGAAAACGACTCATAGGTATGCCTCGTTCAGGGGGATTATCGTCTTATCGTAACGACACTATTGAAAATAGTGGCTAAAGGATACATGTGCAACGCACGTTATTGTACGTAATACCGCCAAAAATCAATCATACTCCAGGTTGAGAACCGCATCCGTGACATATTACGTCAGGCGGCGGGGTAACAGATTGCCGCCATCAGCGTAGAATCAGCTTTTTTGCGTGAACCCCTACAGACAGGAATGCCTTATGACGTCTTTTTTGACCGCCTATTTTGCCCGCATAAATTGGTCGGGCGCTGCCGAAGCTAACCTTGACACTTTACGAGCGCTGCATTTGCAGCATAACAGCACCATTCCGTTTGAAAATCTGGATGTCTTACTGCCGCGCGAAATTCAGCTCGACGATCTGTCGCTGGAAGAAAAATTGCTGACCGCCCGTCGCGGCGGCTATTGCTTCGAACAAAATGGGCTGTTTGAGCGTGCTTTACGGGAGACAGGCTTTACCGTGCGCAGCCTGCTGGGGCGCGTCGTACTGACAAACCCGACCAGCTTGCCGCCACGTACGCACCGGCTGTTACTGGTCGAACTGCAAGGCGAGCCGTGGATTGCCGACGTCGGATTTGGCGGGCAGACATTGACCGCGCCCATCCGTTTGCAGGCAGAATGTGAACAACAGACGCCGCATGGCGAATACCGTTTGCGACAAGAGGGGAATAACTGGATTTTGCAGTTCCGCCATCACGATCACTGGCAGTCGATGTATTGCTTCGATCTGGGAGTTCAGCAGCAGAGCGATTACGTGATGGGCAACTTCTGGTCAGCGCACTGGCCGCAGTCGCATTTTCGCCATCACCTGCTGATGTGCCGCCATTTACCGGATGGCGGTAAGCTGACGTTGACCAATTTCCATTTCACCCATTATCAGGAAGGCCATGCGATAGAACAGCGTAATGTGCCGGATGTGGCGTCTCTTTACGCGCTATTGCAGGAGCAGTTTGGGCTGGGGATCGATGATGCGAAGCACGGGTTTACCGAGGCGGAATTAGCGGCCGTCATGGCGGCGTTTGATACCCACCCGGAGGCAGGGAAATAACGTTTTGCGCCGGATGGCGGCTTACGCCTGATCCGGCCTACAGGGAGTATTTTGTAGGCCCGGTAAGCGTCGCGCCACCGGGCATGGGGTCAGCGACGTGAGCGGACAATCTGGTAGCGGCGAGTGAAATACTCAAACGGCGCGCTCCAGACATGCACCAGACGCGTGAACGGGAAAATCAGGAAGATGGTCATTCCCAACACCAGATGCGCGCGGAAAATTGGCGCCACGCCGTCCAGATGCGCCGAAGCGCCGCCCTGGAACGTCACAACCGCCTGCGCCCAACCGACCAGTTTCAGCATCTCGCTTCCGTCCGGGTGTTGCGCGGAGAACGGTATTGTCGTCAGCCCGAGGATGCACTGGATCAGCAGGATACAGAGGATCAAAATATCCGCCGTGGATGAGCTGGCGCGCACGCGCTGATTAAACAGACGCCGAATCAGCAGACCTGCGCCGCCGACCAGCGTCAGCACACCGCAGACCCCGCCAAGAATCATCGCCATTTGCTGTTTCACCGCAATGGGCAGGAACCAGGCGTACATCCAGTGGGGCGTTAACATACCGAACAGATGGCCGAAGAAGATCCCCAGGATGCCGATATGGAACAGGTTTGACCATAGCACCATGCCGCGTTTGTCCAGCATCTGGCTGGACGAGGCGCGCCAGGTGTATTGCCCGTAGTCATAGCGCAACCAACTGCCGAGAATAAACACCGTGCCGCAGAGGTAGGGGTAGATGTCGTAAAAAAAGACGTTCAGGTACTGTATCATTTCGGGCCTCCCGCGCTGACGTCGACATACTGTGGCGCCACGTCCTGGCTAAAGCGTCGTTGATAGTGTTGTAACGGAGAACTGTCACAGGCGGTGGCGTTATCTTCGATAAACTTCACCTGTTCCTCTTCCCAGACGGCATCCAGCGCCTGACGGGTATCGTCACGCGCCTCGCCGCCGATCTGCTGCGTGACACTGTCACTGGAAAGTGGGCTGCCCGCCAGCGACAGCAGGGCGTCAAACAGCTGATACCACGGCGTTTCCCGTTGTTTTAAACGCCCACCCAGCAGCGCGAGGATCGGCGCGATGTTCTGCAATCCCTCCCGCGCTTCTGCTTCCGGCAGCACGCTCAAATACTCCAGATAGAGCGGCAGATGGTCGGGTAACTCGCGGCAGTCGAGTTGCAGTCCCACCTTTTCATACTGGGCCAGCAGATCGACCATCGCCTGGCCCCGATCGCGCGATTCCGCATGAACGTGTTCAAACAGCAACAGCGACGTCGCGCGCCCGCGATCAAAGACTTCACACCACTGCGCCTGCTTATCCAGCAGCGGGGCGTTTAGCAGCTCAGTGGTGAAGTCGGTGAGCATTGGCGCATCATGGCGAATAAGCGCGATGGCGTCGTCACGGCACTCCCACAACAGCTCATCCGGGTACTCCATCAGCAAGCCAATAATCTTGAGGATCTGCATTATTCGCCCTCCGCCTTATCGCGTACTTCGGTGATGTTGATGGCGTCAATGCGGCTGCTGTTAAACAGGTTAAATTTGGTGTCGGAACCGTGGCAGCCATCGCCGAAGGTGAAGCCGCAGCCGTTACGCTCAGGGAAGGCGTCACGCGCCATTTCGCGGTGACTGGTTGGGATCACGAAACGGTCTTCGTAATTGGCGATCGCCAGGTAGCGATACATCTCTTCCACCTGTTCCACACTTAAGCCGACTTCCTCAATAGCGCGGGTGTCCGTAACGCCTTCCACCGTCTGCGAACGCATATAGTGGCGCATCGCCATCATCCGTTTCAGGGCGCGCAGCACCGGGCCGGTATCGCCTGCGCTCAGCATATTGGCAAGGTACTGCACCGGAATACGCAGGCTTTCGATTGCCGGAAGCACACCTTCGGTTTGCGGCAGGCCGCCAGCATCGGCATAAGACTGAATTGGCGACAGCGGTGGCACGTACCAGACCATCGGCAGGGTGCGGTATTCCGGGTGTAACGGCAGCGCCAGCTTCCAGTCCATCGCCATTTTGTAGACCGGGGAACGCTGAGCGGCCTCAATCACGTTTTGCGGAATACCCTGTTTCAGCGCTTCTTCAATCACCGCCGGATCGTTCGGGTCAAGGAACACGTCGCACTGACGCTCATAGAGATCGGTTTCGTGTTCGGTGCTGGCCGCTTCTTCAATGCGGTCCGCGTCATACAACAACACGCCGAGATAGCGAATACGGCCAACACAGGTTTCCGAGCAGACGGTCGGCTGACCGGATTCGATACGCGGATAACAGAAAATGCATTTTTCTGATTTGCCGCTTTTCCAGTTGAAGTAGATTTTTTTGTACGGACAACCGCTGATGCACAGACGCCAGCCGCGACATTTGTCCTGGTCGATCAGCACAATGCCATCTTCTTCACGCTTATAAATCGCGCCGCTCGGGCAGGTCGCCACACAGCTTGGGTTAAGGCAGTGCTCGCACAGACGCGGCAGATACATCATGAAGGTGTTTTCGAACTGGCCGTACATCTCCTTTTGCATCTTCTCGAAGTTACGATCGCGGGCACGTTTTGAAAATTCGCCGCCGAGCAATTCTTCCCAGTTTGGCCCCCAGACAATTTTGTCCATCCTTTTGCCGTCAATCAGCGAACGCGGGCGGGCGGTGGGCTGGTTTTTGCTCTCCGGCGCGCTGTGCAGATGCTGATAATCGTAGGTAAACGGTTCGTAGTAATCATCGATTTGCGGGATCACCGGGTTGGCGAAGATTTTGGTGATAACGCCCATCTTGCCGCCCAGACGCGGTCTTATCTTGCCGTTGACATCGCGAACCCAGCC comes from the Citrobacter koseri ATCC BAA-895 genome and includes:
- a CDS encoding flavin reductase family protein; translation: MSRFRPVELHHASRLLNHGPTVLITSRDDRTERRNVMAAAWSMPVEFEPPRLAIVLDKTTWSRELIERSGMFGIVIPGVAATNWTYAVGSVSGREEDKFNCYGIPVIKGPVLGLPMIEEKCLAWMECRLLPATSAQEKYDTLFGEVVSAAADERVFIEGRWQFDDDKLNTLHHLGAGTFVTSGKKITAG
- the nhoA gene encoding N-hydroxyarylamine O-acetyltransferase, with translation MTSFLTAYFARINWSGAAEANLDTLRALHLQHNSTIPFENLDVLLPREIQLDDLSLEEKLLTARRGGYCFEQNGLFERALRETGFTVRSLLGRVVLTNPTSLPPRTHRLLLVELQGEPWIADVGFGGQTLTAPIRLQAECEQQTPHGEYRLRQEGNNWILQFRHHDHWQSMYCFDLGVQQQSDYVMGNFWSAHWPQSHFRHHLLMCRHLPDGGKLTLTNFHFTHYQEGHAIEQRNVPDVASLYALLQEQFGLGIDDAKHGFTEAELAAVMAAFDTHPEAGK
- the narI gene encoding respiratory nitrate reductase subunit gamma produces the protein MIQYLNVFFYDIYPYLCGTVFILGSWLRYDYGQYTWRASSSQMLDKRGMVLWSNLFHIGILGIFFGHLFGMLTPHWMYAWFLPIAVKQQMAMILGGVCGVLTLVGGAGLLIRRLFNQRVRASSSTADILILCILLIQCILGLTTIPFSAQHPDGSEMLKLVGWAQAVVTFQGGASAHLDGVAPIFRAHLVLGMTIFLIFPFTRLVHVWSAPFEYFTRRYQIVRSRR
- the narW gene encoding nitrate reductase molybdenum cofactor assembly chaperone, producing MQILKIIGLLMEYPDELLWECRDDAIALIRHDAPMLTDFTTELLNAPLLDKQAQWCEVFDRGRATSLLLFEHVHAESRDRGQAMVDLLAQYEKVGLQLDCRELPDHLPLYLEYLSVLPEAEAREGLQNIAPILALLGGRLKQRETPWYQLFDALLSLAGSPLSSDSVTQQIGGEARDDTRQALDAVWEEEQVKFIEDNATACDSSPLQHYQRRFSQDVAPQYVDVSAGGPK
- the narH gene encoding nitrate reductase subunit beta, translating into MKIRSQVGMVLNLDKCIGCHTCSVTCKNVWTGREGMEYAWFNNVETKPGIGYPKNWEDQEEWQGGWVRDVNGKIRPRLGGKMGVITKIFANPVIPQIDDYYEPFTYDYQHLHSAPESKNQPTARPRSLIDGKRMDKIVWGPNWEELLGGEFSKRARDRNFEKMQKEMYGQFENTFMMYLPRLCEHCLNPSCVATCPSGAIYKREEDGIVLIDQDKCRGWRLCISGCPYKKIYFNWKSGKSEKCIFCYPRIESGQPTVCSETCVGRIRYLGVLLYDADRIEEAASTEHETDLYERQCDVFLDPNDPAVIEEALKQGIPQNVIEAAQRSPVYKMAMDWKLALPLHPEYRTLPMVWYVPPLSPIQSYADAGGLPQTEGVLPAIESLRIPVQYLANMLSAGDTGPVLRALKRMMAMRHYMRSQTVEGVTDTRAIEEVGLSVEQVEEMYRYLAIANYEDRFVIPTSHREMARDAFPERNGCGFTFGDGCHGSDTKFNLFNSSRIDAINITEVRDKAEGE